One part of the Palaemon carinicauda isolate YSFRI2023 chromosome 23, ASM3689809v2, whole genome shotgun sequence genome encodes these proteins:
- the LOC137617739 gene encoding LOW QUALITY PROTEIN: homeobox protein Nkx-6.1-like (The sequence of the model RefSeq protein was modified relative to this genomic sequence to represent the inferred CDS: deleted 1 base in 1 codon), with the protein MLELNQPPPSTSAGGMLSFLSNMDNRGGLVLNPPLAALHTMTDMKSLYSQPSVKSLSPQSPPQLSPQGLSPQELSASYASAASQAASTTTTSLATPHNIENILNRPSPMMTTSAGLCGVGQMGGMSSLRSLGGSMSLYSGLAGKMADLARPATIYWPGVQGMLQNPLFWRERIQSTHGRKL; encoded by the exons ATGCTGGAGTTGAACCAGCCTCCGCCTTCGACGAGCGCCGGCGGGATGCTCTCCTTCCTCTCCAACATGGACAACCGCGGAGGGCTCGTCCTCAACCCTCCGCTGGCCGCCCTGCACACCATGACGGACATGAAGTCCTTGTACTCACAACCAAGCGTCAAGTCTCTCTCGCCACAGTCCCCGCCCCAGCTATCTCCGCAGGGCCTGTCCCCGCAGGAGCTGTCGGCATCCTACGCTTCGGCGGCCAGCCAGGCCGCCTCCACCACCACCACGTCCTTAGCGACGCCGCACAACATTGAAAACATCCTCAACAGACCCAGCCCCATGATGACGACGTCGGCGGGGCTCTGCGGCGTCGGGCAGATG GGGGGCATGTCCAGCCTGAGGAGTCTCGGCGGCTCCATGAGCCTCTACAGCGGACTGGCTGGGAAAATGGCTGACCTGGCCAGGCCTGCAACTATATACTGGCCCGGGGTGCAAGGGATGCTGCAGAATCCTCTTTTCTGGAGGGAGAGAATACAGTCGACACATG Gtcgaaaattataa